The following are encoded in a window of Macadamia integrifolia cultivar HAES 741 unplaced genomic scaffold, SCU_Mint_v3 scaffold651, whole genome shotgun sequence genomic DNA:
- the LOC122069562 gene encoding neural Wiskott-Aldrich syndrome protein-like, whose translation MDLSDYEDEFADALPVPPPFTPYPMPVSYPAPPPPKLSQTTLPVPPSSAPITTTPPKSIHTIISPPKNTLSEFLINLTIPDPLPSLMNEGPQPAAPHVSEMDDDPEIQNPEEPPRWPPVPPTPFPPYQNQDPKSINGHCLVQICCKTPRQTQGMKNLERPTAWRPKKIAIEEAKDLTKISLDYLLGSLQTHDVELKADKSTLENKRRTIALKSSQTIKEVSDDDEDEEVDMKKEISLIMRKFKKFLKKKGKMQHKNKSYRDKPMEKKKARLLQN comes from the exons ATGGATCTTAGTGACTATGAGGATGAATTTGCAGATGCCCTACCAGTACCTCCTCCATTTACCCCATATCCTATGCCTGTCTCATACCCTGCACCTCCACCTCCTAAGCTATCTCAGACAACCTTACCAGTTCCTCCATCCTCTGCCCCTATAACTACCACTCCTCCTAAATCCATTCATACCATCATTTCCCCTCCCAAAAACACACTCTCTGAATTCCTCATAAACCTTACAATTCCAGACCCTCTTCCTTCTTTAATGAATGAAGGACCTCAACCTGCTGCAcctcatgtttctgaaatggatgatgatcctGAAATTCAGAATCCTGAAGAACCACCCAGATGGCCTCCTGTCCCTCCTACACCTTTTCCACCATATCAAAACCAGGACCCCAA GAGCATCAACGGTCACTGTCTTGTCCAGATTTGTTGCAAGACTCCAAGgcaaactcagggaatg aaaaatcttGAGAGGCCaacagcttggagacccaagaaaatagcaatagaagaagccaaagatctAACAAAGATATCTTTGGATTACTTGCTTGGGTCTTTACAAACTCATGACGTAGAGTTGAAAGCTGATAAATCAACTCTtgagaacaaaagaagaaccaTAGCGTTAAAATCTTCCCAAACAATAAAAGAGGTAAGTGACGACGATGAAGATGAAGAGGTCGACATGAAAAAAGAGATATCTCTCATCATGAGGAAGTTCAAAAAATTCctcaagaagaaagggaaaatgcaacacaagaacaaatcctacagAGATAAACCCATGGAGAAAAAG AAAGCCAGGTTACTTCAGAACTGA